AGGATTCCAGAGTCGACGATCTCCAGCAAATTCACACCGGTATCATGTTGTCTACTCGTCTGTTAAGTGATGTCAATCAGGCTGATGAAACTGCGCGTAAGAAAAGGGCCTGATGATGAGTGAAAAAAGCATTGTTCAGGAAGCTCGTGATATCCAGTTAGCGATGGAATTGATCACTCTGGGTGCCCGTTTGCAAATGCTGGAAAGCGAAACGCAGTTAAGCCGCGGTCGCCTCATCAAGCTCTACAAAGAACTTCGTGGTAGCCCGCCGCCGAAAGGGATGCTGCCGTTTTCCACTGACTGGTTTATGACATGGGAGCAAAATATTCATGCGTCCATGTTCTGTAATGCCTGGCAGTTCTTGCTTAAAACGGGTCTGTGCAGTGGCGTTGATGCGGTAATTAAGGCGTATCGGTTGTACCTCGAGCAGTGTCCGCAGGGTGAAGACGGGCCACTGCTGGCGTTGACTCGCGCGTGGACGCTGGTGCGTTTTGTAGAAAGTGGACTGCTTCAGTTATCGAGCTGTAACTGCTGTGGCGGCAATTTCATTACCCATGCACATCAACCTGCGGGCAGTTTTGCCTGTAGTTTATGCCAGCCGCCTTCCCGTGCGGTAAAAAGACGTAAACTTTCCCAGGATGCTGCCGATATTATTCCACAACTGCTGGATGAACAGATCGAACAGGCTGTTTAACCGATACGGTGTGGACGGAACACTCCAGCAGCGGTAATTCATTACCGCTGCTTTTTTTTGCCTCGCCAACGTGTTAACGCCCCGACTGCACGTCCTGTCATAGTCAACAGCGGAAGGATGATGTCGTGCTTATCTTATTAGGTTACCTGGTGGTTATTGGTACAGTTTTCGGTGGTTACATGATGACCGGCGGAAACCTGGGGGCACTCTATCAACCGGCTGAATTTGTCATCATCGGTGGCGCGGGAATAGGGGCATTTATCGTGGGTAACAACGGTAAAGCCATCAAGGGGACGCTGAAAGCGCTGCCGTTACTGTTTCGCCGTTCGAAATACACCAAAGCGATGTATATGGATCTGCTGGCGTTGCTCTATCGCCTGATGGCCAAGTCTCGCCAGCAGGGGATGTTCTCACTTGAACGCGATATCGAGAATCCGAAAGAGAGCGAAATTTTTGCCAGCTACCCGCGCATTCTGGCCGACTCGGTGATGCTGGAATTCATTGTCG
The DNA window shown above is from Citrobacter farmeri and carries:
- the flhC gene encoding flagellar transcriptional regulator FlhC, encoding MSEKSIVQEARDIQLAMELITLGARLQMLESETQLSRGRLIKLYKELRGSPPPKGMLPFSTDWFMTWEQNIHASMFCNAWQFLLKTGLCSGVDAVIKAYRLYLEQCPQGEDGPLLALTRAWTLVRFVESGLLQLSSCNCCGGNFITHAHQPAGSFACSLCQPPSRAVKRRKLSQDAADIIPQLLDEQIEQAV